The genomic stretch ACTGGATGGGCTTCTCATCAGCCAGTGGGGTTTCATCAGCATCAACGCTGAACTGCGAAAATTGATAGCCCAACTGCGCCAACAGCTCTTTGCGGCGTGGCGAAGCGGACGCTAAATAAAGCGAAATTGACATTATCTGATCCTAAACTGTCTGCGGTACTTTCTTAGTAGCGGAAAAATCCACAACCAGCACACCATACCCGTAACCGCTGGCCATAAATATTGCGGGTTAAAGTAGATATCAAGCAAGAAGTGATTAAGCCAAAATTGTAACAAATGATAGAGAGCCAAGAACAAGCCAATTAACACTGCTTGCTGCCAAATTGAAAAGTTACGTATTTTTTGGAAGTTACTCGCAGTTATATAAATACAAATGGAATAGGTTAAGGAGTTGACCCCTAATGGTGCCCCCATGGCTAAATCAATGATTAAACCAATCACCCAGGCCCAGCCAATATTAACACGGTGTGGTACCGCCAATGACCAGTACATGAGCACTAAAAGCACCCAATCTGGACGAAAAGGCTCTAACGAAAATGGCAATGGCATCAGCGCCATAATCAAGGCCACAAACACGCTGAGCGCAATCATTAAGTTGCTATGTCTACTCATTATTAATGGCCTCGCGACTTTGCTTGCCAAGCACCACTAACAACCTGATACGATCTAGCTGCGCTACGGGCTCTGCTTGTACTTGCGCAAAGGGTAAGCCTTCATCCCGATCGATTTCAGTCACCACCGCCACAGGGTAGCCTTCTGGAAAGGTGCCCCCTAAGCCAGAGGTAACCAACACGTCGCCGATACGAATATCCATGCTATGGGGTACATGGGCTAATCTAACGCTCTGGATTTTACCCGTGCCCTCTACCACAGTACGCACGTCGTTGCGCAAAATACGCACCGGAGTGGCATGGGTTGTATCTGTCATCAGCAACACCCGAGAGGTCGTGGTCCCCACTTGCGTTAATTGCCCGACAATCCCCATTTCGTCAATGACTGCCTGACCCTCTTTAACACCATCAATAGTGCCACGGTTGATCACCACTTGGTGACTATAAGGGTTAGAATGCACTGACAGTACCTGTGCAATTAGGCGTTTATTGCTCTCTCGTGCCGATGCCCCAAGCAGCGCTCGCAGCTCTTGATTTTCTTTTTGTAGAAATTGTAATTGTTGTAGCTGCTCACTTTGCAGTAATTGCTTTTCCAGTAAGGTTTGATTTTGTTGTTGTAGCTTATCTCGGGTATTTAGACTTTGCAGCCCGAGGTTAAACGCTTCATATGGAATGTTCGCAACGTACAAAAGCGGACTGACTAAGGTATTTAAACTGGTACGCACTAGGGTGCCGCCAGCGGTAAAACGATCGCCAATAATGAGGATAATACTAAGCACAACTGCGACCGTAAGTCGCAGTTGTAGGGAGACGGTACGTCCGAATAAAAGATTCATTAATCGTAACTAAAGACGTCACCACCGTGCATATCTATCATTTCCAGTGCCTTACCGCCACCGCGAGCTACACAGGTGAGTGGATCTTCTGCAACAACCACTGGAATCCCCGTTTCTTCCATCAACAAGCGATCGAGATCTTTTAATAGTGCCCCACCGCCAGTTAACACCATACCGTGAGCAGAAATATCCGACGCCAACTCAGGTGGTGACTGCTCTAGTGCCACCATTACTGCGCTTACTATGCCCATTAATGGTTCTTGTAAGGCTTCTAGGATTTCATGGGAATTGAGTGTGAATGAACGCGGTACCCCTTCTGCTAGGTTGCGGCCACGCACTTCGATTTCCACCGGCGTTTCGCTTTTGAATGCTGAGCCAATTTCGTGCTTAATCAGCTCGGCTGTGGCTTCACCTATTAGGCTGCCAAAGTTACGACGTACGTAGTTGATGATGGCTTCATCAAACTTATCGCCACCAATGCGCACAGAAGAAGAATACACCACGCCGTTCAGTGAGATAATCGCCACTTCCGTGGTACCACCACCAATGTCAACCACCATTGAGCCAGTTGCTTCTGAAACCGGCAATCCAGCACCAATTGCTGCCGCCATCGGCTCTTCAATCAGGTACACTTCACGGGCGCCTGCGCCCATTGCCGACTCTCTGATGGCGCGTTTCTCAACTTGCGTGGCACCACATGGCACACAAATCAATACTCTAGGGCTCGGTCGCATAAAGTTATTATTATGTACTTGCTTGATAAAGTGTTGCAGCATTTTCTCGGTAACGTAGAAATCAGCAATAACGCCGTCTTTCATAGGTCGGATTGCTTTGATGTTACCTGGAGTACGGCCTAGCATTTGTTTTGCCGCGGTACCGACAGAAGCGACACTTTTTGGTCCACCAGCACGCTCCTGACGGATCGCAACTACCGATGGCTCATTCAGTACAATGCCTTCTTCTTTTACATAAATTAGTGTATTTGCTGTCCCTAAGTCGATAGAGAGATCGTTGGAAAATAATCCGCGTAATTTTTTAAACATGAGGCTGGATAACCTTTAAGAATTCTATCAAACAAAGTGACGTTCAACGTCACTCTTAGTGTACTACCTTAGCGCTCTCGAACCAGTCGAAAGCCTATATAATTTGCTCTGAAGTCAGGAGCTAGGGCTAAGCGAGTTGAAACACGAGCCAAACTAGGTGCAAAGTTCCATGCCCCACCTCTTACTGTGACATCACTTTGAGATGCGCGTTTTTGCGTCCACTCCCACACATTACCCACGGTATCATATAGTCCGTAACCGTTAGGAGAAAACTGTGCCACTGGCGCTGGGCTTTTGTTTGACCATTCACTGCCACACCAACCACAATTCGCTAAATTGCGACCAATTTCATTGCCCCAAGGGTATTCAGACGTGGTCCCCGCTCGAGCTGCGTACTCCCACTCCACCTCATTGGGTAAGCGAAACTGTTGTCCTTTCTCGCCTGATAACCAGTTTGCATACGCTTTTGCGTCTTCATAAGAAACACATACTACTGGGAAATTATCTGACTGTTGGTAGCCGGGATTCTGCCAACTGTATTCTAGCTCCCATACCGGCGCGCCATTTTTATAATAAGCACAGCCTTTGCCTTGTTCAGCGAGGGTTTTATAGCCTGTGCTTTGCACAAACTGGCGAAAAGCCGCCACACTCACCTCAGTACTTTGCATAGCATAAGAATGACTCAGTACTTTTTCCACAACCGGACGCTCATTGGGTAAGCCATTGCCCGTCAGGTCGCCCATTTCAAATGTCCCAGCAGGAATAATCGCCAGCTCATTGTCATGATTGGAAACGGCCACTTCAATGGCATTGCTGCTCTTGGTTGGCTGCTCGGTTACAACAGCGGTTACCGGCTCGCGTTTTTTAACTAATTTGGCGTTGACGGTTTGCGCCGCACGCAAGTTTACTCGCGTTTTAAACGGTTCGTAGCCGATTTTACGTATTTCAATATCGTAAAATCCTGGTGGCATGTTCACCACGGTTTTGGTGGCGCCATAGCTGACACCATTGATAAACACTTCGTCGTCATAGACATTAGAACGCAGGGTAAGCTCGACTGTTTTATCAGCCGATTGTGACTTTTTTACAAGGGGGGTCTCCACAATCGGTTGTGCTTGTACAGTAGCCACTTCCACTGTATCGGCAACGGGATCGGAAAAAGTCAGTTGACTGTCGCTGTAGGTAGCAGGATAGCTTGACTGATAACTAACAGCCAAAGGCGTACCATATTCACTGCAATAGCGGTTATCTAAACTCAACAGATTACACAAACGACTGCTGTTGACGTCGCCACGCATGGTGACACTTAAATTGACGCTGTAATTACCTTGACCACTAAAGCCACTGTCAACCACATGGCTACTGACCACTTGTACTTGGGCACCAGCCATATTGCGTTTTGGTTCAACGACACGATTCTCGGTTAGATTAGCAAAGATTTGATCAATAAAGCGTTTGGTCGCTTTTTGTAGCCCCATTTGTTGACCACGCTGTTCACACGCCGCTAAGGTTTCTGTGCGCTTACAGTTAATGGTGTGCTCAACTTCCAGTGTGCCTTCGCGGGTAAACTCATTGCGTAAGCGCTCAACTCGCGCAGTGCCTAGCTGATCTTTGAGATTTTCTAGGGTATTAACTAGGGTGTGTTTTGTTACTCGAACTTGCTCAATGTCTTTTCGTTGCGAGGCAATTGCCGCTATTTGCATCGCAATGTCTTCTTTGTTCTGCTTATGATCGGCGACCGCCTGCTGATAGCGAGACTGGGCTGCACCAATATCGATAGAAGGATCGTCAATCAACCTTCTATAAAGCTCGTTCATAGCATCAAGAGCCTGATTTTTTTCTTTATCTAATTCGGTAGAGCGATCACGCAACAATTCTAATTGCGTTTGCAAACGGGTTTCTTCAGCAAGGTGTTTTTCTAGAATAGCCGAGTATTTATCAAGCTCGTTTTGCTTATTAGACAATTCGGACTCTATGGCAGTTACAGTGGCGGTATCTTGCGCGTTAGCGCTCGGAGCTACTGCACTCATGGCCAAAATAGAGGCCGAGACAATAAAAGTTATAGGAGCAATTCGCATATGTTCCATTCCCAACAGCGGCAGTTGTTTGGTCTTGTTATTTCTTATAGTTAGGGCTCTATGCTATGTACTTACAAAGTAAAACACAAGCTTTGCGCAATTAATATCTGAGTTTACAACTATTAACCAGCCTGTTGCCAGTTTTTGCCAACTATTTTTTATATTTTATTAGGATGTTTGAATTTTAGGGCCATCAGGCCTACGTTTGTCGCTGGCATAGTCGTTTTCCAACTATTACACTATAGTCCTTAAATAGCGAAGAGAAAAACCTTTGATAACCCTAGACAGATTGCCTGAATCCCCGCTACAAACCATTCACCACCCGCTATTAAAGCAGCATAAAATTACCTTAGTAGTAAAGCGGGACGACTTACTGCATCCACTGATCCAAGGCAATAAATGGCGTAAATTAAAGTATAACCTATTGCATATGCAGCAAAGCGGTGTGAGCGAGCTTGTCACCTTTGGCGGTGCTTTTTCAAATCACCTCTATGCTACCGCAATGGCGTGTAAAACATTTGCTATAACAGGTCATGCCATCATCCGTGGGCCGCAGTTAGATGACAATAACCCGACGATTAAAATGGCCAGAGCCTGTGGCTTATCCCTGCACCCGGTTACTCGAATTGAATACCGCCAGCGACACCAGCCAGACTACCTCAACGCTTTACAACATCAATTCCCTAATGCCTTTATTATTCCTGAAGGCGGTAGCAATAGCTTAGCCCTAAATGGCGTGAAAGAGTTAGCAGAGCAGCTTCCGAAAAGTGATTATGTCATGACAGCTGTTGGCAGCGGCGGCACCCTTGCAGGCTTAGCACAAGGGCTAGCGCCAGAAACGCAACTTATTGGCGTGGCTGTTTTAAAAGGAGCAGAATATTTAGCAGCGGAGATCCGCACAATGTTAGATGGCAAGGAGAGCGCTGCATGGCACTTAGAGCATGACTTCCATCATGGTGGCTACGCCAAAGTGACCCCGGAACTGCTGCAATTTTGTCACACCATGAAACAGCACTATCGATTACCACTGGAACCGATATACACCGGGAAATTATTCTATGCCTTGTTCAGCCTAGTGGCGCAAGGCCAATTTCCATCGGGCGCAACCATTACCGCTATTCACACCGGCGGACTGCAAGGGCTTGATGGCTTGCGCTATATGAATTTAATGAATGTCCGCTAATTGCTGCAAGGGCGCAGAAAAATAGTGCCCTTGTGCCCCCTTAACACCCAAGCCTTTCACACAACTGAGTTCACTGTCGGTTTCAACGCCCACAGCATACACCGGCACCCCAAACTCAGCGGCTTGCTGAATAATGTGTTTGACTGTGCGGCGGCGATATCCGGAATGCTCAATGCCGTGGATGAGTTCATAGCTGAGCTTAAAGGCGCTCACGTAATCCTGCAAAGCGCATGGCGTCGATGACAGGGTTTGAGCAATATTATCAAGATAAATATCACATCCCAGCTCACTTAACTGCTGAAATGCAGGCCGCAACTTACTACTGTGGCTGTAAGCCTCATCGATACTCAGTTCAAAAGCAATCGCCGAACCAATGCCCGCTTGCTGTAAGCGCGTGATTAACCAATCGATAAAAGACTGCTCTAACCAGCTACTGATATGCAAATTGACGCTCACTTTACCAAACCCCTGCTCTTGCTGATAAACACTGAGCACTTGATTGATAATGATCTTATCTAACGCTTGGAATTGGCTAGGATCATATAAATATTGCATTACTTGTTTTGCCGATATCCGTCCAAGCTCCTGATGTGACACCCTAAGTAGAGCTTCACTGACCACAATATCGTCGCAACGAAAGTCGAATAGGGGTTGGAAAAACAGCGAAAACTGTCCTCGCTTTATGTGCTCAAGCAATGACTCGCCATCAGCCTGTAATCGTTTTGCCAGTAATGAGGTAAGGTGGATAAGGTGCGTGTGCTGCCACACTTGGTTTTGCGCAATAGAAAGTGCGGACTTTGCACTCTGATACACTTGAGTTTGCTGTCTACCCTGTTGATAGAAACAGGCACCTAGCTTCACTTTACTTCTTGACAGATCCCCACGAAATTCCCGCAAGGCACAATACACCAACTCATGAATTTGCTTACTAAGCACTTCACCTTGCCCTACTTGCAGCGCTTGCACGGTGACTGCCAAGGCGTCAGTGTTTAAATATTTCACGGTAACATTGCCAAAGCGCCCTAAGCCTTTTACTAATGCTAACTGAAAATGAAGTTGTAAATCGACCTGCTGCGATACCGTCGATTGCCAATGCAGCAAGGCAAACAGTGCGTAGTTGTCTTCATTTGCTTTGTTTATTACAGCTTTGACAGGCGCTGTGCTTTGTTTCGCTGCCGTGGTTTTGCGACCATATAAAAACCACCAGCGATGAACAAACAAAATAAGCCCAATAGAGAGTAAATTAAAAAACAGTAATACCTCTGGGTGACTACGCCAAATCGGCTGGTGATACAGGGTAACGGATTGTTCATCCACGCTAAAAACATGAGGTTCTAAGGTATTGCCGGGGCTTAATGTAAAACCATATTGCTGTGCCTGCTTAGTAACATCTTGCACCGCTGCCGTGCTATGAGCACCAGCTATGCTCTTAGCCAGTTCCGCACCTTGTTTATGCATTTGCAAATGCAGCATATGATTAAGCAATAAGTTCAGGCACAAGAGTACCGTGATGGCAAGCATCAAAAGCTTAACCAGATAGCGGCGACTACATCCACTTAAAAGCTGAGTTGGCATAACGTATTTATTGCGTGGTTAGATACATGAAGTGTTGTTCAAAAGGTCCGAAAACTCAAGCCAGCCCTAGGCTTTTATGGCTATTGAACACTAACTAACTGAACCACAATAGTAATTAGTCGATTCTGAAAACGCCGTGTTTAAATCAGCGATCTTGTTTGTAGTGCACAAACAAGATTGCGATAATTTTGGCTTCTTCGTAAAGTTGAGGC from Pseudoalteromonas sp. UG3-2 encodes the following:
- a CDS encoding EAL domain-containing protein, giving the protein MPTQLLSGCSRRYLVKLLMLAITVLLCLNLLLNHMLHLQMHKQGAELAKSIAGAHSTAAVQDVTKQAQQYGFTLSPGNTLEPHVFSVDEQSVTLYHQPIWRSHPEVLLFFNLLSIGLILFVHRWWFLYGRKTTAAKQSTAPVKAVINKANEDNYALFALLHWQSTVSQQVDLQLHFQLALVKGLGRFGNVTVKYLNTDALAVTVQALQVGQGEVLSKQIHELVYCALREFRGDLSRSKVKLGACFYQQGRQQTQVYQSAKSALSIAQNQVWQHTHLIHLTSLLAKRLQADGESLLEHIKRGQFSLFFQPLFDFRCDDIVVSEALLRVSHQELGRISAKQVMQYLYDPSQFQALDKIIINQVLSVYQQEQGFGKVSVNLHISSWLEQSFIDWLITRLQQAGIGSAIAFELSIDEAYSHSSKLRPAFQQLSELGCDIYLDNIAQTLSSTPCALQDYVSAFKLSYELIHGIEHSGYRRRTVKHIIQQAAEFGVPVYAVGVETDSELSCVKGLGVKGAQGHYFSAPLQQLADIH
- a CDS encoding 1-aminocyclopropane-1-carboxylate deaminase/D-cysteine desulfhydrase, whose amino-acid sequence is MITLDRLPESPLQTIHHPLLKQHKITLVVKRDDLLHPLIQGNKWRKLKYNLLHMQQSGVSELVTFGGAFSNHLYATAMACKTFAITGHAIIRGPQLDDNNPTIKMARACGLSLHPVTRIEYRQRHQPDYLNALQHQFPNAFIIPEGGSNSLALNGVKELAEQLPKSDYVMTAVGSGGTLAGLAQGLAPETQLIGVAVLKGAEYLAAEIRTMLDGKESAAWHLEHDFHHGGYAKVTPELLQFCHTMKQHYRLPLEPIYTGKLFYALFSLVAQGQFPSGATITAIHTGGLQGLDGLRYMNLMNVR
- the mreC gene encoding rod shape-determining protein MreC, encoding MNLLFGRTVSLQLRLTVAVVLSIILIIGDRFTAGGTLVRTSLNTLVSPLLYVANIPYEAFNLGLQSLNTRDKLQQQNQTLLEKQLLQSEQLQQLQFLQKENQELRALLGASARESNKRLIAQVLSVHSNPYSHQVVINRGTIDGVKEGQAVIDEMGIVGQLTQVGTTTSRVLLMTDTTHATPVRILRNDVRTVVEGTGKIQSVRLAHVPHSMDIRIGDVLVTSGLGGTFPEGYPVAVVTEIDRDEGLPFAQVQAEPVAQLDRIRLLVVLGKQSREAINNE
- a CDS encoding SUMF1/EgtB/PvdO family nonheme iron enzyme; the protein is MRIAPITFIVSASILAMSAVAPSANAQDTATVTAIESELSNKQNELDKYSAILEKHLAEETRLQTQLELLRDRSTELDKEKNQALDAMNELYRRLIDDPSIDIGAAQSRYQQAVADHKQNKEDIAMQIAAIASQRKDIEQVRVTKHTLVNTLENLKDQLGTARVERLRNEFTREGTLEVEHTINCKRTETLAACEQRGQQMGLQKATKRFIDQIFANLTENRVVEPKRNMAGAQVQVVSSHVVDSGFSGQGNYSVNLSVTMRGDVNSSRLCNLLSLDNRYCSEYGTPLAVSYQSSYPATYSDSQLTFSDPVADTVEVATVQAQPIVETPLVKKSQSADKTVELTLRSNVYDDEVFINGVSYGATKTVVNMPPGFYDIEIRKIGYEPFKTRVNLRAAQTVNAKLVKKREPVTAVVTEQPTKSSNAIEVAVSNHDNELAIIPAGTFEMGDLTGNGLPNERPVVEKVLSHSYAMQSTEVSVAAFRQFVQSTGYKTLAEQGKGCAYYKNGAPVWELEYSWQNPGYQQSDNFPVVCVSYEDAKAYANWLSGEKGQQFRLPNEVEWEYAARAGTTSEYPWGNEIGRNLANCGWCGSEWSNKSPAPVAQFSPNGYGLYDTVGNVWEWTQKRASQSDVTVRGGAWNFAPSLARVSTRLALAPDFRANYIGFRLVRER
- a CDS encoding rod shape-determining protein; the protein is MFKKLRGLFSNDLSIDLGTANTLIYVKEEGIVLNEPSVVAIRQERAGGPKSVASVGTAAKQMLGRTPGNIKAIRPMKDGVIADFYVTEKMLQHFIKQVHNNNFMRPSPRVLICVPCGATQVEKRAIRESAMGAGAREVYLIEEPMAAAIGAGLPVSEATGSMVVDIGGGTTEVAIISLNGVVYSSSVRIGGDKFDEAIINYVRRNFGSLIGEATAELIKHEIGSAFKSETPVEIEVRGRNLAEGVPRSFTLNSHEILEALQEPLMGIVSAVMVALEQSPPELASDISAHGMVLTGGGALLKDLDRLLMEETGIPVVVAEDPLTCVARGGGKALEMIDMHGGDVFSYD
- the mreD gene encoding rod shape-determining protein MreD; this translates as MSRHSNLMIALSVFVALIMALMPLPFSLEPFRPDWVLLVLMYWSLAVPHRVNIGWAWVIGLIIDLAMGAPLGVNSLTYSICIYITASNFQKIRNFSIWQQAVLIGLFLALYHLLQFWLNHFLLDIYFNPQYLWPAVTGMVCWLWIFPLLRKYRRQFRIR